Proteins found in one Paucidesulfovibrio longus DSM 6739 genomic segment:
- a CDS encoding transposase → MTKSNKRRKHSDKFKAKVALEAIRGVKTLAQLAAEYKVHPNQISTWKRQLLENAEGIFSGDKKAKSQEEVTAPLFEEIGRLKMDI, encoded by the coding sequence ATGACAAAGAGCAACAAAAGACGGAAGCATTCGGACAAGTTCAAGGCCAAGGTCGCGCTTGAGGCGATACGTGGCGTGAAGACGCTGGCGCAATTGGCTGCTGAGTACAAAGTGCACCCAAACCAGATTTCTACGTGGAAAAGACAGCTCCTTGAAAATGCCGAAGGCATTTTCTCCGGCGACAAGAAAGCCAAGAGCCAGGAAGAGGTCACCGCTCCGCTGTTTGAAGAGATCGGGCGGCTCAAGATGGATATCAA
- a CDS encoding response regulator, translating into MNDGRQLRILLAEDSGDNVLIIRLYLKNYPYVIDVAENGEEAVRFFGENEYDLVLMDIQMPGMDGYEATERIRAMEAERGLGRTPIIAVTAHASEEIRRRVLDCGGDAYITKPVPKARLLEAIQSVVSA; encoded by the coding sequence ATGAACGACGGAAGACAGCTTCGGATTTTGCTCGCCGAGGACAGCGGCGACAACGTGCTCATCATCCGGCTGTACCTGAAGAATTATCCCTATGTCATCGATGTGGCGGAGAACGGCGAGGAGGCCGTGCGCTTCTTCGGTGAAAACGAGTACGATCTGGTGCTCATGGACATCCAGATGCCGGGCATGGACGGGTATGAGGCCACGGAGCGCATCCGGGCCATGGAAGCGGAGCGCGGACTGGGCCGCACGCCCATCATCGCCGTGACCGCGCATGCCTCCGAGGAAATCCGCCGACGGGTTCTGGATTGCGGCGGAGATGCCTACATCACCAAGCCCGTGCCCAAGGCAAGGCTTCTGGAGGCCATCCAGTCCGTGGTCAGCGCCTGA